AGTGGATCCTGAGCGCGCCCGGCGAGAACTCGCCCCGCGGCGCCAGCACCACCCTGCGGGCGCGAATCCACCCCAACGACCGGAGCAGCAGCGCCCACCACGTGAAGCGCCGGTGGAAGAAGCTGTTCAAGTACAAGACGTCGTAGTGGGTTCCCCGGATGTCCTCGAACACCGCCCGCAGCGCGCCACGCCGCTTCGACACGTAGACGACCCGGGCTCCGTGCCAGTCCATCCACTCGTCGGGGCGCGGACCCGGCCGGTCCGCGAACGCGCCGGTCACGACGTGGAACTCGAACTCGTCCCCGAGGCGCTGCACCAACGCCGCCACCGATCGAGCCGGCCCGCTCGCCTCGTAGACGGGAGGGAACACCCCCACGAACACCAGGACCGACGGCTTCGCCCCCGGCTCAGCCATGGGGACCCGCCGGGGTGGGTTCGACCAGGTCGGTGTCGAAGCTGACCGCAGCCAGCGCCTCGTCCAGCGATCCGATGGTCACGACCCTCCCATCGGCCATGGCGACCACACGGTCACAGATCGTCAACGTCGAGACGCGGTGCGCCACGATCACCAGCGTCACCCTCCCGTGGAGCGACGAGATCGTCTGCTGGAGCAGGCGCTCGGACCGCACGTCGAGGGCACTGGTCGGTTCGTCCAGCACCAGCAGCTGTGGGTCTCCCGCCAGCGCCCGGGCGATCGCGATGCGCTGCTTCTGACCACCGGACAGACCAACGCCCCGCGGGCCGAGCATGGTGTCGAACCCCTGGGGCAGTCGCTCGATGTCGTCGCCGACGTGGGCGTCGGCAGCCGCCCGTTCCACGCGCTCGCGGTCGATGCCTTCACGGAAGAAGCCGATGTTGTCGGCAACCGTGCCCTCGAACAGCTTCGGCTCCTGGGGAGCGAGCGCCACCAGGCGGCTCCACGACCCCGACGAGATCTCCCGGTAGTCGAGGCCGTCGACGGTGACCGAACCTCGGACCGGTGGGCGCAGGCGGAGCAGGATCTGCACCAACGTCGACTTGCCTCCACCGGACGGGCCGATGATCCCCACCGCCTCACCGACCTCGAGGGTGAGCGAGACCCCCTCGACCGCCGGGCGATCGGGTTCGTAGGCATACACCACGTCGTTGAGCTCGATCCGCCCGAACGAGTCGCGAACGGTGTCGCCGAAGGCCACCGGAGACTGCTCCAACGACTGGATCCGATCGAGCAGGCGGTCGAGGTTCGGTGCCAGCTGTCCTGCAGCCTGCGCCGAGCCCTGCGCCCCCTGCGCGTAGGCGAGCGAACGCACGATCAGGATCACCACCGACCCCACCGCCGCCAGATCGATGTCGCCCCCGACGTGCAGGACCACCACCGCTCCCACCAGCATCAGGACGGCGAGATCACGAAACAGGTGTGTACCCAGCCGGGTGACGAACCGGCTGTCGACGAACGCCTCGCGCACCCCACGGTTCGCCGACTCGAGTCCCTTCGCCTGCACCTCGTCGACGCCGAACACCCGATGCTCCATCGCGAGCGAGCCCCACTGGCTGATGCGCTCAGCCAGGGCGCTGTTGCGCTCGACGAACCGCCGGCCCCTGCTGTGGGTCAGCCGGCGCAGCGGGGTCAGGATCGCGAGCAGCACCGCGCCGAACAACAGCACCGCCAGCGTGGCCAGGGGATCGACCACCAGCGCCGCCGCCAGCAGGGCGCCAAGACCCAGCACCGCCGCCACGAACGACGCGATGTTCAGCACGAGCTGAGCGGTCTGGCCGGCCAGCGTCGTCGCCGCCTCCTGCAGCGCGCCCTCGCGCTCTTGATCCTGACGCTCCCAGGTGCTCTCGGCGAACGCCCGGATCAGTCGCCGCCGCGCCGCGGCCAGCACCGCGCCCGCCACCATGGCCGTGAGGCGCGAGACCACCACGTGCAACACCACCACGGCCAGTCCGGCCAGGGCGGCCGCCGCCAACGCCACACCCGTCGAGACCTCGACGGTGCCGAACACCGGCAGGCCGAACGATGTCACATCGTCGCCCTCGGCCACGGTCAGTGCCGAGGTCACCACCAGCACCAGCAGCAGCGCCTCGAGCAACCCCGCCGCCAGCGACAGCAGCGAGAGCGCCCCGGCACCGAGCCTGCCGCGGCGACCCAGGAACGGGCGCACCTTCAGCCACACCGACCACATCAGCGCCACCGTCCTGGCACCAGGCCCAGACGTGGTCGCCGTAGTGTGGGGGCTCCTGTGACTGCGACCTCCAGCACACGACCCACGTGGCTCAACGATCACCTCATCCCTCGGCCGGCCGAAGCACCCGAGCCTACCCGTGAAGCTCGGCACGGCCGGACTCCCGAACATGGGTGAAGTCCTCGGGGCACCGGACCCACGGGACCACATCCGAACCATCGGGGTGATCGCGCTCGGAGCCGGACTCGTGGTCTTCCAGCTCCGCGCCGTGCTCGACCACGTGATCGGCCCACCGTCCGCACTCACCCCGCTGGTCCTCCCGCTGGCCGCCCTGTGCGCCGCCGTCCTCGTCATCGGCGACCGTGGTCAGCTCCCCTTGGGTGTCGTGCCCGTCGTCGTGCTGGCAGCCACCTTCCTCCCCGGCGTCGCGCTGGCCAGCCTCGAGGGCTACTCGGCCCAGAAGTCGGCCGAGCTGGTGTTCGTGACCTTCGGGCTGTGCCTCGCGGCGGTCGTCCTCGTCGACTCCACCGACCAGGTCGCCCGCCTGAACCGAACACTGCTGGTGCTCACCGGACTCGTCTGCACCCTCGCGCTCGTCCTGCCCGGCGCCCGCGACGTGCTGGACCACCGCGCCTGGGCCTTCGACCTCAACCCCCTGCTGATGGGAAGGGCCGCGAGCCTGCTCACGGTGCTCGCCGTGTTGGCGATGCTCCGAACGTCGTGGCTGAACCGAGCGGGACTCGCCGCACTGGCCGGCATCGGCGCCTACTGGGTGATCGCCACCGCGACCAGGGCCCCGGGGCTCGGACTGGTCGTCGGCCTCCTGGCGATCGGCGCCATCTGGTGGTCGGTCGAGCGACGCCCAGGTGGCCTGCAACAGCTCTGGTGGTGGGCGATCGGCGTGGTGGGCAGCGTGGGAATCGCCGTCGCCCTGGCCCCGAGCGACGCGGTGGAGCGGATGACGAGGATGCGACTCGACGATGCTCGACGTTCCTACTACGAGGCCACCATGGACTCGATCACCTCCGAGCCCTTCGGCGTCGGCCTCGGAGACTTCGTCTCCATCCTCGAACCCGGTGCACGATTCCAGAGCCGGTACCCGCACAACCTGCTCCTCGAGACCGGTGCCGAAGCGGGGATCATCGCCTTGGCCGCCGTCCTCGCGCTGCTCGGCGCAGCAGCGATGTTCGCCTGGCAGGCCCGGGCGACCTGGGGTCGGCTGCTGCTCCCACCCTTCTGTGTCGTCCTCGCCAGCGCCATGTTCTCCTCGGACCTGAACGGCAACCGTGCGGTGTTCATCTTCGCCACGGTCTCGGTCGCTCTCGGCCTCAGGGACCGGGCCGGCGGTCGGGCCACCTTCGACCTGTTCCGCCCGCTGCACCGGTCAACACCCCCATGAACCGTTCGACCGCCCGCTCGAGCGTCAGGCGATCCCGATAGAGCTCTCCTGCCCGCATCGACAGGCGCTCGATCAGATCCGGCTGCTCGTACGCCTCCTCGATGCAACGGGCGAGACCGTCGACCGACGCGGGCGAGTACACCAACCCGGTCTCGCCGTGGATCACGAACCCGGCCTCTGGAGGGTGATCGGACGTGTCGGCGGTGATGACCGGCCGGGCACAGCTCAGCGCGTCCACCACGGCCAGTCCGGCGTGCTCGGGGATGACCACGAAGTCCGCCTCGGCCACCATCGGCCGCAGGACCCCCCAATCCGTGACCGTTCCCACCCACTCGATGCGACCACCCACGCCGCTGCGGTCGGCCCGTGCCACGAGCCGGGCACGTTCAGGACCGTTGCCGACGACGGTCAACGAGAGCTCCAGCCCGCGCTCGCCGAGCAGCGCAAGAGCGTCGATCAAGCGGTCGACACGCTTGCGCCCCTGAAGACGACCGATGTACACCAGCCGGCGACCTGGCTCCGACCGGACGTCTCCCGGACCGGGGGGTGGCCTTCCCGTGGTGTTGTCGATCACGTGCACCTCACGGTCGACCCCGAGGGTCCGGACACGATCGGCCCCGCCACGGGAGTA
The sequence above is drawn from the Acidimicrobiales bacterium genome and encodes:
- a CDS encoding glycosyltransferase, which produces MDPSPRRLVVAFVHDVVPHYRVPLFNALNEALDGGLTVVSERPPTDSHHVDGTGDLEASFVPTRRFRLDGVWFTPRSLWFAVRGRCDVMVLHWYARHLEVLPILLIAKARGVPVLLYGHGLGRSRSRVVRLLRRMQLSLSAGAIVYSRGGADRVRTLGVDREVHVIDNTTGRPPPGPGDVRSEPGRRLVYIGRLQGRKRVDRLIDALALLGERGLELSLTVVGNGPERARLVARADRSGVGGRIEWVGTVTDWGVLRPMVAEADFVVIPEHAGLAVVDALSCARPVITADTSDHPPEAGFVIHGETGLVYSPASVDGLARCIEEAYEQPDLIERLSMRAGELYRDRLTLERAVERFMGVLTGAAGGTGRRWPDRRPGP
- a CDS encoding ABC transporter ATP-binding protein — protein: MWSVWLKVRPFLGRRGRLGAGALSLLSLAAGLLEALLLVLVVTSALTVAEGDDVTSFGLPVFGTVEVSTGVALAAAALAGLAVVVLHVVVSRLTAMVAGAVLAAARRRLIRAFAESTWERQDQEREGALQEAATTLAGQTAQLVLNIASFVAAVLGLGALLAAALVVDPLATLAVLLFGAVLLAILTPLRRLTHSRGRRFVERNSALAERISQWGSLAMEHRVFGVDEVQAKGLESANRGVREAFVDSRFVTRLGTHLFRDLAVLMLVGAVVVLHVGGDIDLAAVGSVVILIVRSLAYAQGAQGSAQAAGQLAPNLDRLLDRIQSLEQSPVAFGDTVRDSFGRIELNDVVYAYEPDRPAVEGVSLTLEVGEAVGIIGPSGGGKSTLVQILLRLRPPVRGSVTVDGLDYREISSGSWSRLVALAPQEPKLFEGTVADNIGFFREGIDRERVERAAADAHVGDDIERLPQGFDTMLGPRGVGLSGGQKQRIAIARALAGDPQLLVLDEPTSALDVRSERLLQQTISSLHGRVTLVIVAHRVSTLTICDRVVAMADGRVVTIGSLDEALAAVSFDTDLVEPTPAGPHG
- a CDS encoding O-antigen ligase family protein: MGEVLGAPDPRDHIRTIGVIALGAGLVVFQLRAVLDHVIGPPSALTPLVLPLAALCAAVLVIGDRGQLPLGVVPVVVLAATFLPGVALASLEGYSAQKSAELVFVTFGLCLAAVVLVDSTDQVARLNRTLLVLTGLVCTLALVLPGARDVLDHRAWAFDLNPLLMGRAASLLTVLAVLAMLRTSWLNRAGLAALAGIGAYWVIATATRAPGLGLVVGLLAIGAIWWSVERRPGGLQQLWWWAIGVVGSVGIAVALAPSDAVERMTRMRLDDARRSYYEATMDSITSEPFGVGLGDFVSILEPGARFQSRYPHNLLLETGAEAGIIALAAVLALLGAAAMFAWQARATWGRLLLPPFCVVLASAMFSSDLNGNRAVFIFATVSVALGLRDRAGGRATFDLFRPLHRSTPP